The following proteins are co-located in the Phosphitispora fastidiosa genome:
- a CDS encoding acetyl-coenzyme A synthetase N-terminal domain-containing protein, with translation MSEKVYPVLPSAKKNAFIDNETYLAWYKQSIKDPEKFWAKHGKRIDWFKPYTKVKNTSFEGKVAIKWF, from the coding sequence ATGTCCGAGAAGGTCTACCCCGTGCTGCCAAGCGCGAAGAAGAACGCGTTTATCGACAACGAAACATATCTCGCCTGGTACAAGCAGAGCATCAAGGATCCGGAGAAGTTCTGGGCCAAGCACGGCAAGCGCATCGACTGGTTCAAGCCCTATACCAAGGTCAAGAACACCTCCTTCGAGGGCAAGGTGGCGATCAAATGGTTC